Proteins from a single region of Desulfobacteraceae bacterium:
- a CDS encoding chalcone isomerase family protein, translating to MKNIVQILPVLSLAASLWLPPAASAAFSVEGVVFPTVYESRGQRLELKGAGLFRYMVFVKAYVGALYTEADTQPGQVLADRAKRLEISYFHPIAGEDFGPVTIRAISRNVPADVLARIRPQLDQHIALYRDVKPGDRYALTYIPGWGTELSLNGEPLGVTPGAEFAAAMFSIWLGPQPLNIDFKQALLGQA from the coding sequence TGCCCCCCGCGGCCAGCGCCGCCTTCTCGGTGGAAGGGGTGGTCTTCCCCACGGTCTACGAGAGCCGCGGGCAGCGGCTGGAGCTTAAAGGGGCCGGCCTGTTCCGCTATATGGTGTTTGTCAAGGCCTATGTGGGAGCGCTTTACACCGAAGCCGATACCCAACCGGGTCAGGTTCTGGCCGATCGGGCCAAGCGGCTGGAGATTTCCTATTTTCACCCCATCGCCGGGGAGGATTTTGGGCCGGTGACCATCCGGGCGATTTCCCGCAACGTGCCTGCCGACGTTCTGGCGCGCATCCGGCCGCAGCTCGATCAGCACATCGCGCTTTATCGTGACGTCAAGCCGGGGGACCGCTACGCCCTCACCTACATTCCCGGCTGGGGCACGGAGCTGTCCCTGAACGGCGAACCGCTGGGAGTCACGCCGGGGGCGGAGTTTGCCGCCGCTATGTTCTCCATCTGGTTGGGCCCCCAGCCGCTCAATATCGATTTCAAGCAGGCCTTGCTGGGTCAGGCCTGA
- a CDS encoding amino acid ABC transporter ATP-binding protein: MIEIQHMHKWFGELHVLKDISLTVRRKERIVICGPSGSGKSTLIRCINRLEEHQRGRIRVDGIELTNDLKNIEKIRAEVGMVFQHFNLFPHLTILENLTLGPIWVRKEPKAQAEETAMALLEKVRIAEQARKYPGQLSGGQQQRVAIARSLCMKPSVMLFDEPTSALDPEMVQEVLEAMISLAREGMTMLVVTHEMGFAKSVAHRVLFMDEGQIVEEGTPEEFFENPRSDRTRLFLSQILH; encoded by the coding sequence ATCATCGAGATCCAGCACATGCACAAGTGGTTCGGGGAGTTACATGTGCTCAAGGATATCAGCCTGACCGTACGCCGGAAGGAGCGGATCGTCATTTGCGGCCCCTCGGGTTCGGGGAAATCCACTCTGATCCGGTGCATCAACCGCTTGGAGGAGCATCAGCGCGGGCGGATCCGGGTGGACGGCATCGAGCTGACCAACGATCTCAAGAACATCGAAAAAATTCGCGCCGAAGTCGGCATGGTCTTTCAGCACTTCAACCTCTTTCCCCACCTGACGATCCTGGAGAACCTGACATTGGGGCCCATCTGGGTCCGCAAGGAACCCAAAGCCCAGGCCGAAGAAACGGCCATGGCCCTTCTGGAAAAGGTGCGCATCGCCGAGCAGGCCCGGAAGTACCCCGGCCAGCTCTCCGGCGGTCAGCAGCAGCGGGTGGCCATTGCCCGCAGCCTGTGCATGAAGCCCAGCGTGATGCTCTTTGACGAACCCACCTCGGCCCTGGACCCTGAAATGGTCCAGGAGGTGCTGGAGGCCATGATCAGTTTGGCGCGCGAAGGGATGACCATGCTGGTGGTGACCCACGAGATGGGCTTTGCCAAAAGCGTCGCCCACCGGGTGCTTTTCATGGACGAGGGGCAGATCGTGGAAGAGGGCACGCCCGAGGAATTTTTCGAAAACCCCCGCAGCGATCGTACCCGGCTGTTTCTCAGCCAGATCCTGCACTAG